The genome window CATATATCGCCGTCGGCCCGTCCGCCCCGCCGATAATGCCGATCGACGCGGCCTGCCGCAGCGTAAAATTCATACCCGGTAGCGCCACCGCGCCGATGAGCGTGGTGAATATGCCGAATTGCGCCGCCCCGCCGAGCAAAGCCAGCTTGGGATTGGCAATGAGCGGCCCGAAATCAGTCATCGCGCCAATGCCGATAAAAATAAGCAAAGGGAAAACGCCGGAGCCGATGCCGAAATTGTAAACCTGCCGCAAAAAACCGCCCTCATCGATAATGCCGGCCAGCGGTATATTGGAAAGCAGCCCGCCGAAAGCGATCGGCACCAGCAGCAGCGGCTCAAAGCCTTTGGCGATGGCCAGATAGAGCAGGACAAAACAGACGCCTATCATTACCAGATTAGTCCAGTGAAAATTTAACAGCCCCGTGTCGTTTAGAATATTTTGGAGCAGCTGCCAGAGATTTAATGTTTCCATAATGTCGGCCGTAACTCCTATCCCAGCTGCGCCAGTATTTGTCCGCTCGACACCACGTCGCCGGATTTTACTTTGACCGCCAGCAGCACGCCGTCGCGCGGCGCCCTGATCTCTGTTTCCATTTTCATCGCTTCGATGACAAACAAAATTTCATTTTTGGCGACAGGTTTTCCCGCCTCGCGCAGTACCTTCAAAACCGTACCGGGAAACGGCGCCTGAATTCCCCAGGCCTCCGTGGCCGCTGGCTCGGCTGGAGTTTTGGTGGTATCCGCGATGCCGTTCTCGACCTTGATTTCATATTTCTTGCCGTCGACGGTGGCCAGACCGTTTTTATAAATCACGGGATATTTTTTACCGTTGACCGTCACCAGAAAATTATCGGGCTTGGGTTTGTTCTCCTGCTTCTCAATCTTACGCACGCCGATTTTGCCCTCGCCCTTGAGGAAAGCGATGCCTTTTTCCCGGCAGGTCGCGGCAATAAAAATATTTTCCTCGCTGGCCTTCAACTCAGCTTCTTCCAGCATTTTTTTCGCGGCGGCCACGCCTTTCTCGGGATCTTTTTCGTTGAGGTCGACCACTTTTTCCGTCGTTTTCGGCAGCTTCATTTTCTCCTCGGCCAGTTTGACCAGCGTTTCGTCAGGAGCCACTGGCGTTTTACCGAAATAGCCCAAAATCATTTTGCCGTAACCGTCGGCAAATTTTTCCCAGGGGCCGAACATGACGTTATTGAAAGCCTGCTGAAAATAAAACTGCGACACCGGCGTGACGGACGTGCCAAACCCGCCGCGGCAGACCACTTCGCTCATGGCCTTGATAATTTCGGGATATTTATCCAGTATGCCGTTGTCACGCAGCATCTGCGTATTGGCGGTCAGCGCGCCGCCCGGCATCGGCGACAGCGGTATGATCGGCGACACAGCCCGCGCTTCCGGCGGCACAAAATAATCTTTGAGACATTCGGCCAGTACTTCCTCGGTCTTGCGGATTTTTTCCAGATCAAAACCCAGATCGTACTCCGAGCCTTTGAGCGCATGCAGCAT of Candidatus Margulisiibacteriota bacterium contains these proteins:
- a CDS encoding biotin/lipoyl-binding protein; translated protein: MARKKIEVLCTAFRDGLQSVFGARVFLKDYLPAVEAAVEAGLKRFEFGGGALFQSSFFYANENAFENMAQFRKLVGPDIDLQTLARGVNVVGLESQPRDIINLHAKLFKKYGATTIRNFDALNDVDNLDYSGKCITDNKLNHEIAVTMMDLPPGCAGAHDVEFYEKTLRRILDSGIAYTALCFKDASGTSNPRKVHETLKMAKKLLGKKTPLAFHTHETAGISVAAYLAALEAGADSIDLSLAPVSGGTCQPDILTMLHALKGSEYDLGFDLEKIRKTEEVLAECLKDYFVPPEARAVSPIIPLSPMPGGALTANTQMLRDNGILDKYPEIIKAMSEVVCRGGFGTSVTPVSQFYFQQAFNNVMFGPWEKFADGYGKMILGYFGKTPVAPDETLVKLAEEKMKLPKTTEKVVDLNEKDPEKGVAAAKKMLEEAELKASEENIFIAATCREKGIAFLKGEGKIGVRKIEKQENKPKPDNFLVTVNGKKYPVIYKNGLATVDGKKYEIKVENGIADTTKTPAEPAATEAWGIQAPFPGTVLKVLREAGKPVAKNEILFVIEAMKMETEIRAPRDGVLLAVKVKSGDVVSSGQILAQLG